From a region of the Triticum aestivum cultivar Chinese Spring chromosome 7D, IWGSC CS RefSeq v2.1, whole genome shotgun sequence genome:
- the LOC123167730 gene encoding NAC domain-containing protein 76 has translation MHPSGGALSVPPGFRFHPTDEELLYYYLRKKVAYEAIDLDVIREIDLNKLEPWDLKDRCRIGTGPQNEWYFFSHKDKKYPTGTRTNRATTAGFWKATGRDKAIFLGSGSRRIGMRKTLVFYVGRAPHGKKTDWIMHEYRLDEDNVEVQEDGWVVCRVFTKKSYTRGVNPAEMAGYDDDELLHPFPVPSSTAGAMQMITDQKHIMHNPGHLMQQQQQHYDFPSFDASMQLPQLMSAEHEQQTLSSFLPGAPAAVAMSSHELECSQNLMKLTSSGANGMLHHGGGGGGGDPRFPGTDWSILDKLLASHQNLDQLFQGKVAAAAAASMAPYQQQHQQQLMEQLGGSSTSSMQRMPLQYLGCEAADLLRFSK, from the exons ATGCATCCGAGTGGCGGCGCGCTGTCGGTGCCACCGGGCTTCCGGTTCCATCCGACGGACGAGGAGCTCCTCTACTACTACCTGAGGAAGAAGGTCGCCTATGAGGCCATAGATCTTGACGTCATCAGGGAGATCGACCTCAACAAGCTCGAGCCATGGGACCTCAAAG ATCGGTGCAGGATAGGCACGGGGCCGCAGAACGAGTGGTACTTCTTCAGCCACAAGGACAAGAAGTACCCGACGGGGACGAGGACGAACCGGGCCACCACGGCGGGGTTCTGGAAAGCGACGGGCCGCGACAAGGCCATCTTCCTCGGCAGCGGCTCCAGGAGGATCGGCATGAGGAAGACGCTGGTGTTCTACGTCGGGAGGGCTCCCCACGGCAAGAAGACCGACTGGATCATGCACGAGTACCGCCTAGACGAAGACAACGTCGAGGTCCAG GAAGATGGCTGGGTGGTGTGTAGGGTTTTCACCAAGAAGAGCTACACGAGAGGCGTGAACCCGGCGGAGATGGCGGGGTACGACGACGACgagctcctccaccctttcccGGTTCCATCTTCCACCGCCGGCGCAATGCAAATGATCACGGACCAGAagcacatcatgcacaaccccggccacctcatgcagcagcagcagcagcactacGACTTCCCTTCCTTCGACGCGTCCATGCAGCTCCCGCAGCTCATGAGCGCCGAGCACGAGCAGCAgacgctctcctccttcctccccggcGCACCGGCCGCCGTCGCCATGAGCTCGCACGAGCTCGAGTGCTCACAGAACCTGATGAAGCTCACGTCGAGCGGCGCCAACGGAATGCTCCAccacggtggcggtggcggtggaggcgaCCCCCGCTTCCCCGGCACGGATTGGTCCATCCTGGACAAGCTCCTCGCCTCGCACCAGAACCTGGACCAGCTCTTCCAGGGCAAGGTTGCCGCCGCAGCAGCGGCATCAATGGCACCTTATCAGCAGCAGCATCAGCAGCAACTCATGGAGCAGCTTGGAGGCAGCAGCACTTCATCCATGCAGAGGATGCCACTGCAGTACCTCGGCTGTGAGGCCGCCGACCTCCTCAGGTTCTCCAAGTAG